The following coding sequences lie in one Streptomyces xiamenensis genomic window:
- a CDS encoding GntR family transcriptional regulator, giving the protein MPQHAAPTAKRPPAADHVYEHIKQAVLDRRYEGGTLLTEGELAEAAGVSRTPVREALLRLQSEELIRLYPKKGAMVLPVSAQEIADVVETRLLVETHAVRKAVPAPPGLTDRLAELLELHRAQAAAGRLADMALTDRTFHAEIVRSGGNAILSRLYDQMRDRQLRMGVAVVRSRPDRIALALAEHQQILDALRAGDTEAALAVTVRHVSRVSELARGEVR; this is encoded by the coding sequence ATGCCGCAGCACGCAGCCCCCACCGCCAAACGTCCCCCCGCAGCCGACCACGTCTACGAGCACATCAAGCAGGCCGTGCTGGACCGCCGTTACGAGGGCGGCACCCTGCTCACCGAGGGCGAGCTGGCCGAGGCCGCCGGCGTCTCCCGCACCCCCGTGCGCGAGGCGCTGCTGCGCCTGCAGAGCGAGGAGCTGATCCGCCTCTACCCGAAGAAGGGCGCCATGGTGCTGCCCGTCTCCGCCCAGGAGATCGCCGACGTGGTGGAGACCAGGCTGCTGGTGGAGACGCACGCCGTGCGCAAGGCGGTACCCGCCCCGCCCGGGCTGACCGACCGGCTGGCCGAACTGCTGGAGCTGCACCGCGCCCAGGCCGCCGCCGGCCGGCTGGCCGACATGGCGCTCACCGACCGCACCTTCCACGCCGAAATCGTCCGCAGCGGCGGCAACGCGATCCTGTCCCGGCTGTACGACCAGATGCGCGACCGGCAGCTGCGCATGGGTGTGGCCGTCGTACGCTCCCGCCCCGACCGGATCGCCCTCGCCCTCGCCGAGCACCAGCAGATCCTGGACGCGCTGCGGGCCGGCGACACCGAGGCGGCGCTGGCCGTCACCGTCCGGCACGTCAGCCGGGTCTCCGAACTGGCCAGGGGTGAGGTCCGGTGA
- a CDS encoding RNA polymerase sigma-70 factor, with the protein MTSNHSTPSEPTADTEARSGGGTDPATAAFITHRSLLFTVAYEMLGSAADAEDVLQETWLRWSGVALDEVRDRRAYLVRITTRQSLTRLRALGRRRESYVGSWLPEPLLTAPDVAEDAELADSLSMAMLLVLETLAPTERAVFVLREVFDLGYGEIADAVDKSPAAVRQIAHRARAHVAARRPRETVSKASTRDALEAFRRATETGDLQGLLDILAPDVVLLGDGGGVKQAVPRPIVGADKVARLLLGGMSKVTAALRPAQVNGHPALIVRLDGALDTVVTAHVDNGLITGLYAVRNPEKLTHMDRETALRR; encoded by the coding sequence GTGACCAGCAACCACAGCACACCCAGCGAGCCCACCGCGGACACCGAGGCACGGTCCGGGGGCGGCACGGACCCCGCCACCGCCGCCTTCATCACCCACCGCAGCCTGCTGTTCACCGTCGCCTACGAGATGCTCGGCTCGGCCGCCGACGCCGAGGACGTCCTCCAGGAGACCTGGCTGCGCTGGTCCGGCGTCGCACTGGACGAGGTGCGCGACCGGCGCGCCTACCTGGTGCGGATCACCACCCGCCAGTCGCTGACCCGGCTGCGCGCCCTGGGCCGCCGCAGGGAGTCCTACGTCGGATCCTGGCTGCCCGAGCCGCTGCTCACCGCCCCCGACGTGGCCGAGGACGCCGAACTCGCCGACAGCCTCTCGATGGCGATGCTGCTGGTGCTGGAGACGCTCGCGCCGACCGAGCGGGCGGTGTTCGTCCTGCGCGAGGTGTTCGACCTCGGGTACGGCGAGATCGCCGACGCGGTCGACAAGTCCCCTGCCGCCGTCCGGCAGATCGCGCACCGGGCCCGGGCCCATGTCGCCGCGCGCCGCCCCCGCGAGACCGTCTCGAAGGCGAGCACCCGGGACGCGCTGGAGGCGTTCCGGCGGGCGACGGAGACCGGCGACCTGCAGGGACTGCTGGACATCCTCGCGCCCGATGTCGTCCTGCTGGGAGACGGCGGCGGCGTCAAACAGGCCGTCCCGCGGCCGATCGTGGGGGCCGACAAGGTGGCCCGGCTGCTGCTCGGCGGCATGAGCAAGGTCACCGCGGCACTGCGCCCGGCACAGGTCAACGGCCACCCCGCGCTGATCGTCCGGCTGGACGGCGCACTGGACACGGTGGTGACGGCGCACGTCGACAACGGCCTGATCACCGGCCTGTACGCCGTGCGCAACCCGGAGAAGCTGACCCATATGGACCGGGAGACCGCGCTGCGCCGCTGA
- a CDS encoding carboxymuconolactone decarboxylase family protein: protein MDARFNLFDNEIALTFAKRFANAALIIQQSPLPHSLQELVSLRASQINGCGHCVDMHVKEAAAAGESAVRLHLVAAWRESTVFTEAERAALALTEEGTRLADAHEGVSDATWARAREHFDDDRIGALVCLIAMINAANRLAVITHQKGGGYEAGQFAAALD from the coding sequence ATGGACGCCCGGTTCAACCTGTTCGACAACGAGATCGCGCTCACGTTCGCCAAGCGGTTCGCCAACGCCGCCCTGATCATCCAGCAGTCGCCGCTGCCGCACTCCCTCCAGGAGCTGGTCTCGCTGCGCGCCAGCCAGATCAACGGCTGCGGCCACTGCGTCGACATGCATGTGAAGGAGGCGGCCGCCGCCGGTGAGAGCGCGGTGCGGCTGCACCTGGTGGCCGCCTGGCGCGAGTCCACCGTGTTCACCGAGGCGGAGCGCGCCGCTCTGGCGCTGACCGAGGAGGGCACCCGGCTCGCCGATGCCCACGAGGGGGTCAGCGACGCGACCTGGGCCCGGGCGCGTGAGCACTTCGACGACGACCGGATCGGCGCGCTGGTCTGTCTGATCGCCATGATCAACGCGGCCAACCGGCTCGCGGTGATCACGCACCAGAAGGGTGGCGGGTACGAGGCGGGTCAGTTCGCCGCGGCACTCGACTGA
- a CDS encoding pectate lyase family protein — protein sequence MSRTLRTTRTTVRAGIALAGGLALLAGALTAVSHAGTAEQRTPDTVPGTFAADPFADAPIGYAAEAGGTTGGEGGSTVAEHLLSEYADSSGLSPSEALYQLLKAHQKSEEEGLIVYVDLSLGQEGLKESKIDIKDVENVSILGVGDAGELDGVGFKVTRSQNIIIRNLAIHHVSEGEGDAIEVTDNSSHVWIDHNDLSSERDNEPDKDHYDGLVDIKRNSEYITVSWNNIHDHWKTSLIGHNDSADQAPDKITYHNNAFTSLNSRVPLIRHADVHMLNNVFTDINGSAINARMGARVLVEGNWFENVGSGEVDSHAGYIEGPVGWFYGSSETGYWNLKDNTFIDSPHEHLESTTDFTVPYSYRADTPAAAKQAVEQYAGTGVIDVNP from the coding sequence ATGTCGCGCACCTTACGCACTACCCGCACCACCGTCAGGGCCGGCATCGCCCTGGCCGGCGGACTCGCCCTGCTGGCCGGCGCGCTGACCGCCGTCTCCCACGCGGGCACCGCCGAGCAGCGGACCCCGGACACCGTGCCCGGCACCTTCGCGGCGGACCCGTTCGCCGACGCCCCCATCGGCTACGCGGCCGAGGCCGGCGGCACCACCGGCGGCGAGGGCGGAAGCACCGTCGCCGAACACCTGCTCAGCGAGTACGCGGACAGCAGCGGGCTGAGCCCTTCCGAGGCGCTGTACCAGCTGCTGAAGGCCCACCAGAAGAGCGAGGAGGAGGGGCTGATCGTCTATGTCGACCTCTCCCTGGGCCAGGAGGGCCTGAAGGAGAGCAAGATCGACATCAAGGACGTCGAGAACGTCTCGATCCTCGGCGTCGGGGACGCGGGCGAGCTGGACGGGGTGGGCTTCAAGGTCACCCGCTCGCAGAACATCATCATCCGCAACCTCGCCATCCACCACGTCTCCGAGGGCGAGGGGGACGCGATCGAGGTGACCGACAACAGCTCGCACGTGTGGATCGACCACAACGACCTGTCCAGCGAACGGGACAACGAGCCCGACAAGGACCACTACGACGGTCTCGTCGACATCAAGCGCAACAGTGAGTACATCACCGTCTCGTGGAACAACATCCACGACCACTGGAAGACCTCACTGATCGGCCACAACGACAGCGCCGACCAGGCCCCCGACAAGATCACCTACCACAACAACGCCTTCACCTCGCTCAACTCCCGGGTTCCGCTGATCCGCCACGCCGACGTGCACATGCTCAACAACGTGTTCACCGACATCAACGGGTCGGCCATCAACGCCCGGATGGGCGCGCGGGTGCTGGTCGAGGGCAACTGGTTCGAGAACGTCGGCTCCGGTGAGGTCGATTCGCACGCCGGGTACATCGAGGGCCCGGTCGGCTGGTTCTACGGCAGCTCCGAGACCGGCTACTGGAACCTGAAGGACAACACCTTCATCGACAGCCCTCACGAACACCTGGAGTCCACCACGGACTTCACCGTCCCCTACAGCTACCGGGCGGACACCCCGGCCGCCGCCAAGCAGGCGGTCGAACAGTACGCGGGCACCGGCGTCATCGACGTCAATCCCTGA
- a CDS encoding heparinase II/III domain-containing protein: MAETTEESDVTAGALTARLPLLAPGAGPRLTAALRGAPRRIAAPPVTDRAVWDAVDRPTRDALLRRAADEHTRPAPVLRASDWARTFRDGVRTAYEDQARALRLRTTLFVLAAVLTGESAAATAPQGDTPNLDAAVDGLIALCEATTWCWAPHDGHTAARGEVLPDPDQPYLDLGAAEVATLLAWADHALGPHLDQRAPGVRRRLRREVDLRVLTPFTTRRDWPWIGIDRPADNWNPWIHSAVTAAALLLCEEEPERAATLVRLTAEGLDRFLATVPDDGGIDEGVAYWWHGAGRLLETLDLLAAVGGPGLDARDLPVLRRLARFPHRMHLGGARYVNTGDAAARLPGTLPWQVLHRWGRALEEPAVRDHAAARGRAEIPAAHPEAGLGSALTALADPHWRAARARQAPGGRSWLTAGEWLPRTQVLLARERPGTTAGLTVAAKAGHNAERHNHLDVGSYWIALDGAPLVIDLGQPTYTADSFGPHRYRAWPLISAWHNLPAPGGEGQLPGPDRAARRVRAELTAEGAEFHADLTAAYRDGLIGELTRTIRLVRTAPRPHINVTDRWSHAGGPVLLRHILTGEVTLGGAGEATVRTAGGRALRIGWDPRDAEAALDHRELTDPLLRGSWGDRLTRLTLTVRGTGTATVRFERAH; this comes from the coding sequence ATGGCGGAAACGACCGAGGAGAGCGACGTGACCGCGGGCGCGCTGACCGCCCGCCTCCCCCTGCTCGCCCCCGGCGCCGGTCCTCGGCTGACCGCCGCACTGCGCGGCGCCCCGCGCCGGATCGCGGCGCCGCCCGTCACCGACCGCGCCGTGTGGGACGCCGTCGACCGCCCCACCCGCGACGCACTGCTGCGCCGTGCCGCAGACGAACACACCCGCCCCGCCCCCGTCCTGCGCGCCTCGGACTGGGCCCGCACCTTCCGCGACGGCGTCCGCACCGCCTACGAGGACCAGGCCCGTGCCTTGCGCCTGCGCACCACGCTGTTCGTCCTCGCCGCCGTTCTCACCGGGGAGAGCGCCGCCGCCACCGCGCCGCAGGGTGACACCCCGAACCTGGACGCCGCCGTCGACGGCCTGATCGCCCTGTGCGAGGCCACCACCTGGTGCTGGGCCCCGCACGACGGCCACACCGCCGCCCGTGGCGAGGTGCTGCCCGACCCCGACCAGCCCTATCTCGACCTCGGCGCCGCCGAGGTCGCCACCCTCCTCGCCTGGGCCGACCACGCCCTGGGCCCGCACCTGGACCAGCGGGCCCCCGGGGTACGCCGCAGGCTGCGCCGCGAGGTCGACCTGCGCGTTCTCACCCCCTTCACCACCCGCCGCGACTGGCCCTGGATCGGCATCGACCGGCCCGCCGACAACTGGAACCCCTGGATCCACAGCGCCGTCACCGCCGCCGCGCTGCTGCTCTGCGAGGAGGAACCGGAGCGCGCCGCCACCCTGGTGCGGCTCACCGCCGAAGGGCTCGACCGCTTCCTCGCCACCGTCCCGGACGACGGCGGCATCGACGAGGGTGTCGCCTACTGGTGGCACGGCGCCGGGCGGCTGCTGGAGACCCTCGACCTGCTCGCCGCCGTCGGCGGCCCCGGACTCGACGCCCGCGACCTGCCCGTGTTGCGCCGGCTCGCCCGCTTCCCGCACCGGATGCACCTGGGCGGCGCCCGCTACGTCAACACCGGGGACGCCGCAGCCCGGCTGCCCGGCACCCTGCCCTGGCAGGTGCTGCACCGCTGGGGCAGGGCGCTGGAGGAGCCGGCCGTTCGCGATCACGCGGCCGCCCGTGGCCGGGCCGAGATCCCCGCCGCGCACCCGGAGGCGGGCCTTGGCAGCGCGCTGACCGCGCTGGCCGACCCGCACTGGCGCGCCGCCCGTGCGCGACAGGCCCCGGGCGGGCGCAGCTGGCTGACGGCGGGGGAGTGGCTGCCGCGTACCCAGGTGCTGCTGGCCCGCGAACGGCCCGGTACCACCGCCGGACTGACGGTCGCGGCCAAGGCCGGGCACAACGCCGAACGCCACAACCACCTGGACGTCGGCTCCTACTGGATCGCCCTCGACGGGGCCCCGCTGGTCATCGACCTGGGGCAGCCCACGTACACGGCGGACAGCTTCGGCCCGCACCGCTACCGCGCCTGGCCGCTGATCAGCGCCTGGCACAACCTCCCCGCCCCGGGCGGCGAGGGACAACTGCCGGGCCCCGACCGGGCCGCCCGCCGGGTACGCGCGGAACTCACCGCGGAAGGGGCGGAGTTCCACGCCGACCTCACCGCCGCCTACCGCGACGGGCTGATCGGCGAGCTGACCCGCACCATCCGGCTGGTACGGACGGCGCCGCGGCCGCACATCAACGTCACCGACCGCTGGTCACATGCGGGCGGGCCGGTGCTGCTGCGGCACATCCTGACGGGCGAGGTCACCCTCGGCGGCGCGGGCGAGGCCACCGTCCGGACGGCGGGCGGCCGGGCGCTGCGCATCGGCTGGGACCCGCGCGACGCCGAGGCCGCTTTGGACCACCGGGAGCTGACGGACCCGCTGCTGCGCGGCTCCTGGGGTGATCGGCTGACCCGCCTCACCCTGACGGTACGCGGCACAGGGACGGCGACCGTCCGCTTCGAGCGGGCGCACTGA
- the rocD gene encoding ornithine--oxo-acid transaminase: MTTSPITDDAVDPATAIAAEERLVARNYRPLPVVIARGEGSWVEDTRGRRYLDLLSGYSALNFGHRHPALVAAAHRQLDTLTLTSRAFHNDRLAPFAAGLAELTGLEVTLPMNTGAEAVESAIKIARKWAYEVKGVARDRARIVVAANNFHGRTTTVVGFSSDPVAREGFGPYAPGFTVVPFDDLPALEAAIDADTAAVLIEPIQGEAGVVIPDDGYLRGVRAATARAGVLFIADEIQSGLGRTGRTLALDHEAVRPDLLLLGKALGGGLVPVSAVVGTREVMGVLRPGEHGSTFGGNPLSAAIGSAVVELLATGEFQARAERLGKVLAAGLDRLTGHGVLRHRSRGLWAGIDIDPEIGTGRELSERLMERGLLVKDTHGSTIRVAPPLTIEEDELTGALDTLAEVLAAPR; this comes from the coding sequence ATGACCACCTCCCCGATCACCGACGACGCCGTCGACCCGGCGACCGCCATCGCCGCCGAGGAGCGGCTGGTGGCCCGCAACTACCGCCCGCTGCCCGTGGTCATCGCCCGCGGCGAGGGCTCCTGGGTGGAGGACACCCGCGGCCGGCGCTATCTGGATCTGCTGTCCGGCTACTCCGCGCTCAACTTCGGGCACCGGCACCCCGCGCTGGTCGCCGCGGCCCACCGCCAGCTGGACACCCTCACCCTCACCTCCCGCGCCTTCCACAACGACCGGCTGGCACCGTTCGCCGCCGGCCTCGCCGAACTGACCGGACTCGAGGTCACCCTGCCGATGAACACCGGCGCGGAGGCGGTGGAGAGCGCCATCAAGATCGCCCGCAAATGGGCGTACGAGGTCAAGGGCGTGGCGCGGGACCGGGCCCGGATCGTGGTGGCCGCCAACAACTTCCACGGCCGCACGACCACCGTCGTCGGCTTCTCCAGCGATCCGGTGGCGCGGGAGGGCTTCGGCCCGTACGCCCCCGGGTTCACGGTGGTGCCCTTCGACGATCTGCCGGCGCTGGAGGCGGCGATCGACGCCGACACGGCGGCCGTGCTGATCGAGCCCATCCAGGGCGAGGCGGGCGTCGTCATCCCGGACGACGGCTACCTGCGCGGGGTGCGCGCGGCGACCGCACGGGCCGGGGTGCTGTTCATCGCCGACGAGATCCAGTCGGGCCTGGGGCGCACCGGGCGCACCCTGGCCCTGGACCACGAGGCGGTACGCCCCGACCTGCTGCTGCTGGGCAAGGCACTGGGCGGCGGTCTGGTCCCGGTCTCCGCGGTGGTCGGCACCCGGGAGGTGATGGGGGTCCTGCGCCCGGGCGAGCACGGGTCGACCTTCGGCGGAAATCCGCTGTCGGCGGCCATCGGTTCGGCGGTCGTGGAGCTGCTGGCCACCGGGGAGTTCCAGGCGCGGGCCGAGCGGCTCGGCAAGGTGCTGGCGGCGGGCCTGGACCGGCTGACCGGGCACGGGGTGCTGCGGCACCGCAGCCGGGGACTTTGGGCCGGAATCGACATCGACCCGGAGATCGGCACCGGCCGTGAGCTCAGCGAACGGTTGATGGAGCGGGGCCTGCTGGTGAAGGACACACACGGCTCGACGATCCGCGTCGCACCGCCGCTGACCATCGAGGAGGACGAACTGACCGGGGCGCTGGACACCCTGGCCGAGGTGCTGGCCGCGCCGCGCTGA
- the ddaH gene encoding dimethylargininase has translation MAPVTVGRERRYLLCEPRYFELAYAINPWMRQDSRVDRERALEQWHTLVRTYRELGHTVELLEPVPGLPDMVFAANGALVLDGKVLGSRFRAAQRQPEAAEFTRWFKENGFPVVEPEDVCEGEGDLVPVGGDILAGYGFRTSTGAHIAAQEYFGSAVISLRLVDPLFYHLDTALFALDDTTIAYYPEAFSPGSRAALRRRYPDAVIATRADAMAFGLNSVSDGHHVLISPGATGLIDRLTERGYTPVPVDTSELLKAGGGIKCCTQEIRHP, from the coding sequence ATGGCGCCTGTCACGGTCGGCCGAGAACGCCGATATCTGCTGTGTGAGCCACGCTATTTCGAGCTGGCGTACGCCATTAATCCGTGGATGCGACAAGATTCCCGGGTGGACCGGGAGCGGGCTCTCGAACAGTGGCACACACTGGTGCGCACCTACCGGGAGCTCGGCCACACGGTGGAGCTGCTGGAGCCGGTACCCGGCCTGCCCGACATGGTCTTCGCCGCCAACGGGGCGCTGGTCCTGGACGGCAAGGTGCTCGGCTCACGGTTCCGCGCCGCGCAGCGGCAGCCGGAGGCGGCCGAATTCACCCGCTGGTTCAAGGAAAACGGTTTTCCCGTCGTGGAACCCGAAGACGTGTGCGAAGGAGAGGGCGATCTGGTGCCGGTCGGCGGGGACATTCTCGCCGGGTACGGATTCCGCACCTCGACCGGCGCGCATATCGCCGCACAAGAGTATTTCGGCAGCGCCGTCATCAGTCTGCGGCTGGTGGATCCCCTCTTCTACCACCTCGACACCGCGCTGTTCGCGCTGGACGACACCACCATCGCCTATTACCCGGAGGCGTTCTCCCCGGGCAGCCGCGCCGCGCTCCGCCGCCGCTACCCCGACGCGGTGATCGCCACCCGCGCCGACGCGATGGCCTTCGGCCTCAACTCGGTCTCCGACGGACACCATGTCCTCATCTCCCCCGGAGCCACCGGGCTCATCGACCGGCTGACCGAACGGGGCTACACCCCCGTACCGGTCGACACCTCCGAGCTGCTGAAGGCCGGCGGCGGCATCAAGTGCTGCACACAGGAGATCCGACACCCATGA
- a CDS encoding Lrp/AsnC family transcriptional regulator, with amino-acid sequence MTHLPPVVDELDRTILALLTANARASFVHIGQRVGLSAPAVKRRVDRLRATGVITGFTTTVRADAMGWGMEAYVEVYCDSAAPPSRMSEVARNHPEIVAAMTVTGDADALLHIRARGIEHFERVLERIRAEPFVRRTDSRIVLTQLLPGGGGGTALRPLLSRAVENAAEPG; translated from the coding sequence ATGACGCATCTGCCGCCGGTCGTCGATGAGCTGGACCGCACCATTCTGGCGTTGCTGACCGCCAACGCCCGGGCGAGCTTCGTACACATCGGCCAACGGGTGGGGCTCTCCGCGCCCGCCGTCAAGCGCCGGGTGGACCGGTTGCGCGCCACCGGGGTGATCACGGGCTTCACCACCACCGTCCGGGCGGACGCGATGGGCTGGGGGATGGAGGCGTACGTCGAGGTGTACTGCGACAGCGCGGCGCCGCCGAGCCGGATGTCGGAGGTGGCGCGCAACCATCCCGAGATCGTGGCGGCGATGACCGTCACCGGGGACGCGGACGCCTTGCTGCACATCAGGGCCCGGGGCATCGAGCACTTCGAGCGGGTGCTGGAGCGGATCAGGGCCGAGCCGTTCGTGCGGCGCACGGACAGCCGCATCGTCCTCACCCAGCTGCTGCCCGGCGGCGGTGGCGGCACAGCGCTGCGCCCACTGCTGAGCCGGGCGGTGGAAAACGCCGCGGAGCCGGGCTGA